Genomic window (Nilaparvata lugens isolate BPH chromosome 7, ASM1435652v1, whole genome shotgun sequence):
ACCCCTGGTGACCCCCGTGCGCACGCCTATGGTCCTATACTTTAAGGCTGTTTTAGACCGCCGTAGTGCCTTTTTCGGGTCATGTAGCATGTATCACAGCGTAATATTTTGCTATTATGCAAGTTATGAACAACAGTTCACACCAAAATAATTTTACACCAATTTgaccattatttttgtattttatcaaattttgagATGTGTTCGACTGTCATTGCTTAGTTCAAAGCGCATGCACTGCCCGACATACCGAGCGATGTCTATGTTGGAAACCATAGCATAGACGACGCGTATTATGTAGCGTCAGCGAAGCTACGCCTACTTGAAATGGAGATTGATTAACATTAGGGGATACGACTTTTAAAAGACATCACTCAAGCTATATACGGCGGTTACCAAATTATTCACTGTCAAATAATTGTGTATACATTTTTTGCACTCCTCTAAATTATAATCTTTATCATCAAAGTCAGCAAAGTTTGCATTCTCAACAGCAGTTcaaccaaaattattttaatccaGGATTGAATTAAGCTATAGTCAATTAATGACATAAGtatattttcatcttttttggtttctttctatttatttgcattacttaataattatattgtagcaATAACTATCAATTAATTGGATTCATGGAAGACGAAACTAGAGATCTGTTGACAGTAACAAATTGTAAAACAATCTATATGATTTGTGAGTTCAAGAGTTTTTAGTATTAGATTAATAATCTAGAAACGAAATACTGTAATCTATAAAAGAATTGCCTTCAATTCAACCTCTTGATAACACGAACTCTCAATTATTCTCCTTGATCCCTCTGAACTCTTATTATGGAGAGTCAAATGTAATTAAACAAACCAATTTATCTTATCAATTCTTATTCTTGTATGGCGCTACAGCCCATGGTGAGCCTTGGCCTCCACAACTATCAATCTCCAAGCATCTCTatctttgattattatttgatgaattACCTTGCTGTAATTGATTCGCACCCACTTCCAGGCCAGTTGAGCAGACTCCTTCATGACTCGACCCAACTTTCCGGTGAGCTGTAGTGAGCATTCGGCCGACTTGGGTTTGGCAAATGCAAAGCACTCGACCAGACTCACCGATCCGCCAATCACAGACACGTACAGCCCGGCTGCTACGCCCGGCATACCCATTCTGTCCCACAACACGTTCTCGTCGTAAATCGGCGGCTGcgaaacaatacaatagaaatTACAGCTGGAATATTTCAACTAATAACTCTGTTCAGTAataaaacagaaattgaattatttcccTATTTCAATCAGCCCCATTCAATCAGCTACTATTTtttcatcaaccaattgtattttttgtgtGTCACTCATTTCATAGCAATAATTATAAACGAATTAAATTTATGGATTGAAAAAATCAACTGTGGTTTAATATGCTATGAAGTATATTCTGATATTTGTATACCTttcttcaatcaatcaaccaaagtttattcatcaaaaacaattacaacacAAATTTGAATACTATAACatcaaatacaaataaaacaaagaagttttatgcattgaataattcCTTAATAGGCATagataatttaatcaataaacaCCCCACTATGAatgatatgtgttggggtataagttattagttgcttgttgcgtgttataattactatttacaaacttcatcaaGTGATATAAGattaaagtttttatattgaaattagtaaaaattgatttaattttgtgaaaattatgaatttagtaataataaatattaatgtactatcaaggataataaatggaaagttatttaaaaaaataaaaacaaataaaggaAAAGAGtaaagaataaatagttcaaatatttacagtctaactaaattttcacaattttctactccaatatcaactaaccaagaaaataaacttttcttgaccTTTTGTCTATTGAATTCATCCCTAATGttacttggtattgaattgtaaatttttggtaccaaatatatgtagtttctttgcccaaatgtagtgttcatcttTGGTTATgagtttgatggttatgatctgccagtctcaTTTGTTCGTTGTTTCTTCTctttcgcgtgatgatagcctggatgtagagtttgTCTTACACTTAGTACTTTACTGtacttgaaaagaatgttcgtgaGGAATTGATTCCCCTTAAaacctattatttttagtattagTTTTTGAAGTTTGAAGAGGGGCtcaacatgtgtaaaattcgtagctacccagataattatgacgtatcttaaaattgattaataaaataataagtatcaagtattattattggaaatatgtcTTGACATTTCTATTTTTGTGGAGCCAAAACAACTAATCTATTCTCAATGAGGGCGAAGCAGTATAAATtttacatttatatttattaaaaataaatatttacccCGAGAACTTTCTCGACAGCTTCCCTATCCAGAGTGATGGGGAAAGTGAGCGAGTTGAGACTGGCCTTCATCGGCGACTGGCCAGAAGCAGTTTGCACTTGATCAGCACCGCTAGTGTCTTGTTCTGCCACTTGGAACGCCACCGACCGGCACAGAGCGCTCAGCTTCTTCTCCAAACTCCTCACGCCCGCTTCTTTTGTGTACGAACTGACTGCAAAATAGAAACACATTACCACATCCATAACACATTTCTACATTCATTAGTTTTATTTGTCAATAGTTACCGTATTTTACGATTttttagattatttatttatacactcGTTAtgaatgtataataattatttcaaagttatttCATTAGTTCTAGTGAAAGTAGAAATTTTTGACACAAAAATCATGCAtgtgtttttcattattatttgacttttaaatttgtattgtatttctACGAGTTTCAACTCATCACAGAAAAACAAccaattaaaaatgtgttatttGGTCCCGATCATGAATTTTCAAGAAGATTGTGTTCTGATTAGAACTAGATGTTTGatagataattttatttttaaaattacggtacggtaattttatttttactatatAATGTATTTgctaaatacttgaaaaattttattaatacgtactaatttatttaataaaattattatgttatacGCTAAAACTATTTGATTAATacttaaaatttgatttttatcaagtcaaattaaaaaaaaaataacctTATCAGGAGATACTCACTTATCAGTTGCAAACTATCACGGGGCACATTCAACAATTGCTCACTCAATCCGTTGTCATGGATCACTTTTGGAAGCAGATGCTGTTCGGCAATACCCAATTTCTCattctgaaattgaaaattcaataaccTTCACATTGGTTTGATAACCAAATTTTCTATAAGTACCACACAATACAAATAATGTTGAAGAACCCCGACAGTCGTATTATAATACACACGATAAAAGCTGATAGTCAAGATTTCGCATTGAATAATGGATTTTAGAAATCACAAAAGCTTCAAAAATGAAGAAGACAAGATACAAATATGAAGCACAAAACTCACTCTTCAACCGTTACTTTAAGGAGTTTAAGTTGTACCTAGTAAACCTCATACGGAGATCACATAGTTGACATTTTATGACAAGAAAGCGACAGAACTGAGTGCAATAAGTATATATATTTTACAGCACTGTGTTCATAAGATTGATTTAATAcgtaattgagaaatagaaaattctgcATTTCGTTTATCACAACTTAgattataatttgtaaaatttctcaTACTCCTTATAgttttatttctatcattttCAGTAATATTCCTAGATAACTCGAGCTATCTAAAGCCCAATGCACACAGAACGGACGTTGAGCAGAGATTTAGCGCAGACTTTTGTCTCTTCCACGTCACTCCTATTTGAACAAATATGATCCAATATTCTCAAAGATATGAGACGTGGGGCTAGCACTTACTCGTAACATTATTTACATAGCTGCATCACAATTATTTATTGGGAATATTGTAATGGTAATAATTTCGAGTTTACTTTATCATTTAGGAAAGATGGTGATCCGGAGGATACATTATAGTTTGGGAAAGTAGGTAACTCAGCGGTACATTCATATATAATTTATCCGTGAAGAAAAATTTGATCTCAGGATTCTCATTAAAGAGTGACTGAAAGCAAGCTCCAGAAATGACATCAGTGAGCTTCGAAACCACTTCTAAGAGCAGATCTAGTAATGcgcaatatattatattgaataagtATTATTAAAATTCCTGCAAATAAGCCAGTTATTGCTGAATTGATACGAGTAAAACTAGATCAATATGAGAGGCTGATTGATAGGTCACTTACCGTAGAGTATCCACCTATATTGATGACTTCCAATCTGTCATAGAGGGCGAACGGGATTTTGCTATGGCTGTTTGAAGAAGCAATGAATAAGACCTTGGAAAGGTCGAAAGGGATGTTCACATAATGGTCCACGAAATTGGTGTTCTGTTCCGGATCGAGAACTTCCAGTAAGGCTGCCGAAGGGTCACCTGAGTGGGTCCCAATTCCctgaaaattcatcattttttcaataagtttttattcgaaaattaattatttttatttgcagCCTAACATGAATACTatgtaaattttaaaaaaattaatcagCTTTCTGACAAGACTAGTGTTAACTACATTCTTATACTACGGTACTTAATATTTTACTACTAGTTTCCTTTTCAATCCATCATTTCAAGTTAAACAAGTTACTATTTTTCATTCTGTCTCTTTTTTTCATAGATCCAGTTTACTCAAGATTGAGAATGATTGTTGTGGAGCCGGATTTTGGCTCTCATAACACGAATGCATTGCAGATTTCAGAAATGAAAGTTTTAAGAAGAATTTGTGGTTATATGAGAGAGAATAGtggaaaataatgatgaatgcAGAAATACATGTCATGTTATGAGGAAAGgatacaaattttgaaaaatcagctgGCACATGTGCACAGAATGGATTAGAACAGGATGCAGAATCACAAAAAACTAACATGGCTTTTGGTCGAATTAAAGTAACAAGGACAATATTGTCCTAGAACATGCTGGATTGTCCTAGAACATAAACTTGGGGCAAAAAACTAGATGAGAAGGGCAAGCCAAAGGGATGACTGGAGCGAATTGTTGAGGAGACCAAGATCTTCACAAATGAGGATAATTTCGAATGAAGTAAATTTGATCGGTGTATCAAACGAATCTAGAATAGACACTTGTCTGAGTGTCTCTAGTTACAATTGACCCCATTGTAACCCCATTTAAAATGGCAAGTTTAGCTCATGGTATTCAATTGAGTAGGAAATATTTGTGAATTTTCCAAGTTAGTAGAGTAATTCATGAAGTATCTCACCATTTTATCGACTTCATCGAGCAAAATGACAGGGTTGTTGACTCCGGTGGTTTTGAGCGCTTGAATGATGCGTCCTGGCATAGCACCCACGTACGTCTTCCTATGACCCCGAATGTCAGACTGGTTACAAACTCCACCCAATGCAATCTGGTGAAACTTTCGACCCATCGCGTGGGCAACCGACCTCGCAATACTGGTCTTGCCCACACCAGGCGGCCCCACGAAGCACAGAATCGGCCCTTTCGAATCCTTCTTCAACTGACGGACAGCTAGGAACTCTAACACTCTCTTCTTCAGTTTTTTAAGCCCGTAGTGTTGCGAGTCAAGAGCCAGTTTTGCCTTCTTTATGTTGATGGATTCTTCTGTAGAGTTGTCCCATGGTAGTTCAGCTAACAGCTCCAGATAGCTTCTGATAACTCCGTAGTCAGAACTGTAGCGTCCAATGTTCATGAGTCGTTTGAGTTCTTTTGAGGCCACCTCTTCAGCGTGTGGAGGAAGCTTGGCTTTTCTGcgaaaataagaaattattatatgcTTTTTTATGATGCCCACATAACTTTTACTTGTGCGTGGGCGATAGGATTGAATATCCATGCCCCCGGTTTTGAACCCACAACCAGACGTAACGACAGTAGGCCTCAGACCACGCCGGCCGGAgttaaattatatttaaatttaaaaaaaatgtataataatattatttgtgttgttggaaaatcatataaatatgatgcGATGATGTGAagctaataattataaaagttGGAAAATGCCACCGCATCTCAACCTTTTCTAATGATGATCCTTTTGTGTTAAATAATTGCAACAATTGAGTGattataaactgaaaacttcgCCTTTTAATGgaataatatcgggacaccgagcttcactcgttatttatttattgataaaaagaaatcaattctttaaaatgtttgagaaaggactaacaggcacagcccaaaactgtttcttccccgaattttgatttatacactaaatattccaaaaagtaggttatgttccatacacttgaattcaggtcagattctcagtccaaatatttgaaaacataaaagttctaatttagattgtttacataccaaattgaataacaaaataacactcactaatcacttagaactgtaaaataatgattaactttgaatatta
Coding sequences:
- the LOC111052276 gene encoding lon protease homolog 2, peroxisomal, encoding MANDKKLKLPVVAIRSDIYLPGRSATINISGESNVNLMKKVLLMGGNLKNKVGFVFIKSEGKDHDVLEPSNLMSDIGTETLVTRVTFGPQSMATISFVCRSRFRIEKFVMEEPYPVAIVSPIHQQIEDDYGDVNDLNQFQNELESLVLDVLQSCTNSASLLAMKNGLKRLTPSFFVDMCASLVPLSQAEKLDLLETLGTKERMKKVISLLKSNFGDNVSVKPSQRSVQGSSNFQPKLIRIGHRGSPMDDDSDIGDLSNRLKKAKLPPHAEEVASKELKRLMNIGRYSSDYGVIRSYLELLAELPWDNSTEESINIKKAKLALDSQHYGLKKLKKRVLEFLAVRQLKKDSKGPILCFVGPPGVGKTSIARSVAHAMGRKFHQIALGGVCNQSDIRGHRKTYVGAMPGRIIQALKTTGVNNPVILLDEVDKMGIGTHSGDPSAALLEVLDPEQNTNFVDHYVNIPFDLSKVLFIASSNSHSKIPFALYDRLEVINIGGYSTNEKLGIAEQHLLPKVIHDNGLSEQLLNVPRDSLQLIISSYTKEAGVRSLEKKLSALCRSVAFQVAEQDTSGADQVQTASGQSPMKASLNSLTFPITLDREAVEKVLGPPIYDENVLWDRMGMPGVAAGLYVSVIGGSVSLVECFAFAKPKSAECSLQLTGKLGRVMKESAQLAWKWVRINYSKLTLYEEMNEAGALLPSPFHSEVHIHFPAGAVDKDGPSGGITIAVALVSLFLNTPVAPNLTMTGELSLKGFVLPVGGIKQKVLAAYEQGFKTVILPKLNQKDVSETPNEVKDAMEFVFVETMDDVLHAAFNGAVTLNNVYEHPLTSKL